CGGCCGTATCCACACGCAAGGCGGACGGAATCAGGGCCCGGTGATGAATCTCTTCCAGATCGAGATGACTGCCAAGCAACTCTACCCCGATGTCTTCGGCGAGTGGCCGCTGTATACCGAGGGATCCTATCCCGAACTCCCTGCCGAGGAGCAACTGTTCGACCGTCAGCGGGTCGCGGATATCATCACTGGCGAGATATAACGCTAGCGTACCGATTCCATCCCTATCCTATCTGTTTCGAGGACTGATCGGGAACGAACGATCCGAGCAGTCGGATAGCAGCGATTCGTTGGGTTTTCCGAACTCACTAAGATATAGACGGGGCCTGGAACTCACTGTCCCGACATAGTCACTCCAAGTATACCGGCGATCCGTCTCGCAAAGCCCGCTTCGATAACGACCGTGACGAGAATGGCGAGAAAGACGGTGCCGAGCAGTATGTTCGCCCCTGCAGGATCCGTGGGGGGTGCCTCCGTTTGTAGGCGAACGGCGAACAACGTCGCGACCGACGCCGGGATGATCCCTCGCGGACCGACGAAACTCATGAACAGTCGTTCGTTCGTCGTGAAACCGGCTCCGGCCGTCGAAACGAAGACAGCCAGCGGACGGATCACGACCATCAGGACTGTGACGACGACGAGTCCAGTGATCCCTAATGCGAACAGTTCCTCGAACTCGAGCAACGCCGCGAGCGTGATGAAGACGAACGAGAGAACTAGCGACGTTATGTCCCGTTTGAACCGCAGGATTCCCTTCTGATGGGGCAGGTCGAGGTTCCCGAGGACGAACCCCGCAGTGGCGGCGGCCACGATCCCGGCCTCCGAGAAGACCGAGTCCGCGGCGGCGAACGCGATGACGGCACCGGCCAGTGCAAGCAACCGGGCCGTCTGTGGTGCGGCCTCTGCGGGGAGTTCGACCTCCGTGAGGAGATACCAGACGACGCCGGCGACGACGAGGCCGACGAGTACCCCCAGCGCGAGGCGCTGGACGAAGAGCCATACGTACCCTCGAGGTGCGAGATCTCGAGCCGTCATCGCCTTGAAGAGGACGATTGCCAGTACCGCGGCCGTCACGTCATTGACAATCCCCTCGACTTCGAGCGTCGTGGCGACTTCCTCGCGAACGGGAACCACTGCGAGAATCGGTGCGACGACCGTCGGCCCGGTGGCAATCAACAACGCGCCGATGAGAAACGCGATGTCCCAGCTCGCCCCTAGTAAGAGACGCACGGTCAGAGCCGTTCCGACGAACGCGATGCCCGCCCCGATGGTGATCATTCGATCGACCGCCTTCGACGCCTCCCTGATGGCCCTGTATTCGAGGTGAAACGTCCCCTCGAAGACGATGATGGCGACGCTTACGCCGACGATGGTCGAGAGTGAATCACCGAAGGTGCCGGACGTTATCAGTCCAAGGCCCTCGGGACCGATGGCGACGCCCGCGAGGATGAGAAACAACACGCTCGGAACCCGGTACTTCGCGGCGAGAAACTGTGCCGCCACGCCGAGGCCGACGATAGCTGCGATGAGGGCGATAACGTCGAGGCTGACGTGAATGGACACCGGTTCATTACCCTCCGGGACAGGGAGTATCTCGATCCGTGTGCCCTACCCCGGACGGACGACGACTCCAAGGGTAATTCCCGAACTGTACGACGGCCATGTAACCTACTCTACACCAGATCACAAATAGCTGCACCCTCGGTGACGGCCGTTATCGACTATCAGTGTGCGGTACTCCTTCTTCGGCGGAAAGAAAGACACGCCGTCTCGTATCGAGATCCGCTTAGCTACTGGATCTTTGCGCAGTCGTCGTCGGCATCCTCGCTCGCAACCACGCCGTCGCCGTCAGCATCTCTCTCCTCGGGACACTCGTCCTCGCCATCCGACTCGGAGCCGCTGTCGTCCGCTGGAGCGTCCTCGCTGTTGGTGTCGTCGGTCCCGTCATCGATCTCATCGGCCTCGTCGACCGAGGAGTCTTCACTCTCGTCGTCGTCAGCGTCATCGTCGCTACCGCCGTCTTCACCAGTGTCCGTCTCATCGTCATCCCCATCCTGTTCGGGAGCATCGGGCTCCTCTCTCGGGGCGACGAGGTTCTCCTCGGGATCGAGCAGCGCAATGGCGTCGGTCCCGTCGTTGTTGAGAACAGGGCCGTTGTAGGGATCGGCGAGTTCGTAGTCGGTATCGATCGTCGTTTCGTCACCTGTGGCGATAGTAACCTCGCCACCAGCAGGCAGTACGACGTCACCTGCGAGTTCTCTGATCTGATCGTTCCCTCCTTCCGCGTCGAAATTGATCTTGTAGCCGGTCAGATCGAGCTCCTCCTCACCGGTATTAGTGATAGTGAGATACTCCGCTTCGGGGCTCTGGCTGATCTCGACTGGAAGGTCTGTCTGGGCGGTCGCATGCCCACCAGCAGCGAGACCGGCCACTGCGATAGCGCCGGTTGTTTTGAGAATAGTCCGTCGGTTCATCGTTATTGGGCCCTTGTTTGCCATCCGTAGTATCTGTCTAACGCTCCTGGCTTAATTCTAAGCGAACTGGAAATCTCATAGATCTAGTTTATTCCGGGTCGATGACGATTACGAGGGCGTACCGCTCTGTACCAATTGAGTTAGCCTCGTTAGACATATGAAGAGTTATCCTGAGATCGTCAACTTGACGTTCCTACTATCAAATTCCCGTCGTGAAGG
The DNA window shown above is from Halalkalicoccus jeotgali B3 and carries:
- a CDS encoding lamin tail domain-containing protein, whose protein sequence is MNRRTILKTTGAIAVAGLAAGGHATAQTDLPVEISQSPEAEYLTITNTGEEELDLTGYKINFDAEGGNDQIRELAGDVVLPAGGEVTIATGDETTIDTDYELADPYNGPVLNNDGTDAIALLDPEENLVAPREEPDAPEQDGDDDETDTGEDGGSDDDADDDESEDSSVDEADEIDDGTDDTNSEDAPADDSGSESDGEDECPEERDADGDGVVASEDADDDCAKIQ
- a CDS encoding cation:proton antiporter, which translates into the protein MSIHVSLDVIALIAAIVGLGVAAQFLAAKYRVPSVLFLILAGVAIGPEGLGLITSGTFGDSLSTIVGVSVAIIVFEGTFHLEYRAIREASKAVDRMITIGAGIAFVGTALTVRLLLGASWDIAFLIGALLIATGPTVVAPILAVVPVREEVATTLEVEGIVNDVTAAVLAIVLFKAMTARDLAPRGYVWLFVQRLALGVLVGLVVAGVVWYLLTEVELPAEAAPQTARLLALAGAVIAFAAADSVFSEAGIVAAATAGFVLGNLDLPHQKGILRFKRDITSLVLSFVFITLAALLEFEELFALGITGLVVVTVLMVVIRPLAVFVSTAGAGFTTNERLFMSFVGPRGIIPASVATLFAVRLQTEAPPTDPAGANILLGTVFLAILVTVVIEAGFARRIAGILGVTMSGQ